CTTAACAACAACATTAGATAGATTGGCATCGTGTAGACAAGCAGTAGTACCGTCTATTTGTTAGTATGATTTACTGCTACTACCTAGTGATTGAAAGCTTATCACATCAGCATTGACTCACCTTGAGAAAACAGGCAACATCCAGTACTCTGCTTGGTCTCCAAACACCTCAGCTACATTTCGTCCAAAGCCTAGAGAAAACCCGTTTTTGTCTGGACCATTTGTGAAGACAGGAGCCCTAAAAGCCTCtgaaaaaatttgtaaaatgcaGGTAATCGGTGATGATTCTTTTAGAAGACACAATAAACATTAGAATTAGTTTCATAGGTATTTGTAGCTACCTATAGTGGTCCTGTTCTTTCCAACAAGCCACAGATGGTAGGTGAGGAGAGACACGATGCTGATGAAGAACAGGGCCGCCacaaagaacagaaacaagATGTGGAATTTGGCGTGTGTGTCATCCAGTTGTTTCTTcagagggcaaaaaaaaaaaaaaaaacagcgttAACCTTGTTAGTCAGtaagaatattttcatttctcatGTCATGTCCTCTTTTCCAAAACAACTGACTCCAATTAGGGGGAAAATGTTATATTATTTTTACCCTGTTGCCTTAGTACAGCATCTCAGCTTTGCAGAGGACAAATCAAGAAAATGACACCCTCCATCGTTGTCACAGTATGTTTTGCTATAACACATTATACTACTTCTCTGTTAAAGTAGAGACAGGAGCCATTGTCATGTAAAGCAGCAGCTGAAGAGGATCCTCTGACAAGCGATCACATGACACACTTGTGCAACACAGTGACACTTCTGTAAATTAGTGGATACCTTCTAATCCAGCCAACAGTGGCTGATCACTTAACctttaaattgaatttaataATTAACTATGTTGTCCTTCACAAAACGTAGCTCGTTTGATTTCTCACCAAAGAGTCAAGATGTCGAAATGTGAAAGAAACCACAATAACACTTTCTATCCCCAATGCTTCCGTGGATCATATTAATAAAAAAGGCCTCTAAAGTTCCACAACCACAGCAAGCGTGAACATGCAAGAACGAGcacatcacaaaaaaaaaaaaaaaagaagtttctcTACTCACGGTCCagaatttgatgaaatatcgGACGACTGTTGCACAAATTACTGCACAATAGAGTGAAGCGTAGGCCAAGAATAGGACAAAGTACTTGTAGTTTGAAAATCCGACACAGTTATTCACCCTGACAGAAAACCAGAAAGAGAAAGTAAAATGTGAGTATCTCTCcatgtttgtttctgcagtaaacagtttattttacaataaaacaaaaaatatagcCAGAGCTGACGATGAAGTAAATCTTACCAGGGGCAGTGATGGTCCATTTTCAGCACACACCttcaagaaaaggaaaacagacaTCCTATCACTACGTGAAACAACACTGTACTGATTCACTTAACCAGTGGTTCTTACAATATTTGATctgctgaaaatgtcatcatGAGGGAATATGGAGGGCTCAAAGTTTAACAAACTGCTAAATTTATCAGGTTATTTGTATATAAAAACTGTTAATGCACAATTTCAAAACTTAAAAGTAATATAAACTCAGTATTTGTAGCAATAAGAAACCCTGTGTTTCACCTCTATCACTGAATATCAACatatctgcatttattcttcAGTTTCCCTGTAATTTTTTGGTTACCAAAAACTGCAGCTAATTTGTTACAGCTGGTAATAACAACGTTTAAATGTATTTGCTCCCTAGAGGAAAcacaaagtaaataaacaaaaaccaaaaactgaTGAGCCCAAGTTATAGAGAATGTACACTGAGAAAACACTCACATTTCACAGGTCGAGCAGTGATGGCAGCGGTCAGGTTTGATTACCTGGCAGTAGTTACAGTATCGGATGGctattcaaagaaaacaaaagcagcattgTTAAAGTATTACTCGATAACTTCTGCTTATTTTCAACCTCACATACTTTAAGATGGCAAAAGAATCCAAGGTGTATTCTGCACTTTGAACTGACTTTGATGATTAAACTataattcattttattatttctacatGTTTAATAAAGGCAATTATTTCCACAAAGTGTCCTTTCAAACATCCCATTGAGACTACGCAGGTAAGATGACGACTGTTGATTAGTAGATGAGGCAGGAGCAGCCTTCTAAGAAAACAAAGCACTTGAGTCCAATCCTCCTGACGCACTCTGTTCCATAAACATGAGGCCAACAAACCGGAAATGTGTTAACAAAGAAACATCATCTTATAGTCTCATTTGCAGCCTTGTCCAAAAGAGGAAGACAATTTAGCAACACATTTATGCAACTTATTTTATATTGGTTTCACAATGTTATGCACGTTAGAAAGATGAACTGAACGGTGAGGAAAGCGTCTCTATGTCCTGTACAAGAGTCTTCCCTGGTGGCTTGCTTTAATTCCACCAGTGGGAGTTAAAAACATAAGTCAACCACAGTCACTGATGACGCTGTGCTGAAGCCTCACCTCCTCCAGCTGTTCGTGTATACACAGGTAAACTTCTCGCCACTTTCTTCAGGATCTCCTGTTGCGCCTCAGCTCGCTCCTCCCTCTCATACAGTTCCTTCTCTTGTCTGGGCAGACCGAACTGACAGGAGGAAAAAGACAGGAGTCAGAAAAATGGCATATCGTACATTTGTAGGCAACATTGTTCTATTCTGCGCACAAGTTTGACAGAAACACACTCTGTTGACTTACTGCTTTTGAGGGGCTGGCTGGTGTAGACCAGATAGTTTTCCAGTATGCCCATATAAACATGGCGAAGGCAATATGAAAGACGACCAAATAGCTGACTGTTGAGAGAGAAATTTGCAGTTACATCAGCAGCTCTGCTATAAAGGGCAGCAATTAATACGGAATAATTACTATGAATGCAGTAATGAAACGTGTGTGTGAGCATCACTTACTTCGTTCTGCATTATTTAAGATTGTATCTTCATAagggagggaaaaaataaacatattagTTAGCGTTAATGAACGTCCAAAGAACACATGACTGCACATCACGCCATcgcacacacaggaacacacacgcCACCTCCTTTCTCACACCATGTGGCAGCAGCCTGGCACGGCCAGCAGTGGCCATCCCATAACAGAGAGCTTTGTTTAGGCAGCAGGGATGTCCCTGTTCTGAGCACAGCAGCTGAGTAACAGACATAACTAAAGTACAGATACATGCTGATACCAGTATAGTCAGTTCCAGCCACAGACTAATGATAAGAAACTTACTGAGTGCTGGGGCAACAAACACTACTTATCAATAATTGGTGAAAAATACCATAAACATGCTCGGTGAACTGCATTCAGACCTTGCAAAGATATGCAATAAATCGATACTAATGCACACATATTGATCACATTATGAAATACATTACGAGACGAAAATAGAAAGTCCTGCTCATTGCTGACAGATGAATGAGCTTTCAGCTGCATAAACAAACCAGTATTTCTTCTCAGTCATTCAATTAACCAATAACTTGTCTTAATCATTCTGGaaactatataaaaaaaaagaacagaaaagaaaatctgaaacGATTTGATCCTGTTAAGCACCAATATTTGGATTAGGGAAGCATAGACAAATCATTGTTCATAAAAAAATTAGAAAGTTTAACCTTTTTCACTCTTCTGCAGCCCTCATTACACCGTCACATCGACAATGAGTAACGTGATTTATCATAGAGCTGCAACTATCAATCAATTAATCTATTAAACTGTTAAATTATTGTGCAAATAATGCAATGCTTTCATATATTATCAATTATCAATCAGCATTCAAAAACTaatcatttaaattatttgatTCAAACTTCttcaatttgaatattttctagtttctgACAGTAATTTGAATATGTTTGGCTTgagcacaaaacaagacatttaagaaCGTCATCTTGGGCTTTAGGAGACACTGATCAATATGT
This genomic stretch from Acanthochromis polyacanthus isolate Apoly-LR-REF ecotype Palm Island chromosome 17, KAUST_Apoly_ChrSc, whole genome shotgun sequence harbors:
- the zdhhc20a gene encoding palmitoyltransferase ZDHHC20-A, encoding MAPSPALRCCKRALNWVPVLFINLVVGWSYYAYVVELCVYTILNNAERISYLVVFHIAFAMFIWAYWKTIWSTPASPSKAFGLPRQEKELYEREERAEAQQEILKKVARSLPVYTRTAGGAIRYCNYCQVIKPDRCHHCSTCEMCVLKMDHHCPWVNNCVGFSNYKYFVLFLAYASLYCAVICATVVRYFIKFWTKQLDDTHAKFHILFLFFVAALFFISIVSLLTYHLWLVGKNRTTIEAFRAPVFTNGPDKNGFSLGFGRNVAEVFGDQAEYWMLPVFSSLGDGHSFVTRLVHLDPEQANSVLQQNGKSPVDGEANPCVLGNNGQHTEDDSKEKTDGGQIVSVTMESEP